GATTTATCTTGCCCTGGCCAATCGCGACGCCTGCGGCTTGGCGCTGTTCGCCCGGGGTTTGATCGGCGTTCACTCGCCTAAAGCATCCTGGGCGACGCTGGCGTCCTGCGTGCATCAAATGGAGGCGTTCGCGGATTTCGGCGCCCGCACCGATTTCCCTAAAAGTTTATCCGGTTTGGCCGAGATCACGCGCAAGCGTTCGCTCATCATCGTTATTTCGGATTTTTTGGGGGATGATCCCGGCAATATGGCGGCGGCGTTCGAGGCCCTGTCGTCCGCGGGCCACGAAGTCGCGGCTTTGCGCGTGTTGGATCCCATCGAGGAGGATTTGACGCGCGCGCCCGCGGGCACTCTTGTGATCGAGCCGGCCGAAGAGGACAATAATTCCGCGCCCCGCTTGAATATGGCTGAAATCGCGGCGGATTACCGGCAGCGCTGGCAGCAAGAGGAGCGTTTGTTCAAGAGCCGGTTGTTCGAGCGTTGGATCGACTATCAGGTGTTCCGAACGAACGAAAATATCGGCGAGTCCATCGCCCGTTACCTTCACAGCCGCAGCTTCCGTGGCGCCGACATTTCTTAATCCAATC
This genomic window from Elusimicrobiota bacterium contains:
- a CDS encoding DUF58 domain-containing protein: MAESLLDPEVLSRLQGLRLLPRFAERNAVTGSNVTSMSRGASTEFVDFKMYTPGDDPRRIDWKIYGRKDRYFLRSYEGETNCTMLIAVDASRSMRFKGPGAVIDKWTWAAKGALGLIYLALANRDACGLALFARGLIGVHSPKASWATLASCVHQMEAFADFGARTDFPKSLSGLAEITRKRSLIIVISDFLGDDPGNMAAAFEALSSAGHEVAALRVLDPIEEDLTRAPAGTLVIEPAEEDNNSAPRLNMAEIAADYRQRWQQEERLFKSRLFERWIDYQVFRTNENIGESIARYLHSRSFRGADIS